In Truepera sp., the sequence GGATGCCGTGACGAGGGCGTCTGTCACCACGCCCGGCCTGCAAGCACGGCCCGCAGGTCCCCCTCCAGACCCGCCAGTCGGTCCTGCGGGTAGAGCAGGCGCATGGTGCGGTCGGGCCCGAGGAGCGCGACGGGATCGGAGTGCGCCACGAAGCCGTCGCCCAGGGCGTTGACGCCCACGTAGAAGCGCAGGGCGGCCCCGGCGACCTCCTGGTTGCTGCCGCGCAGGCCCAGGAAGGCGGGGTGGAAGCCCTCCACGTAGGCCTGCAGGCGCTTGGCCGTGTCGGTGGCGGGGTCGACGGTGACCATCACCACCTGCACCTCGTCCGGTTCGCCCAGGTCGCGGTAGGCGGTCGCCAGGCGCGCCATGGTGAGCGGGCACACGTCGTGGCAGCTCGTGTAGCCGAAGAACACCAGCAAGTAGGGGGCGTCGAGGTCCGCCAGGGCGACGCGCGCGCCGCCGGTGGTGGCCAGGGTGACGTCGCCCATGGCCGGCGGGTTGTCGAGCAGCACGCCGCGCCACTGCGGCGTGGTTCCCGGCCGCAGGCCGTAGAGCGCAGCGCCGGCGGCGAGGGCCAGGAGCACCGTCAGCGCGGCCAGCAGGATGGTGCGCTTGGCCATGCGTCAGCGCTCGCCGAGCGCGCGCTCGATGGCGCCGGCGAGGGTCTCGTAGCTGGGCGCCTCGAAGCCTTGCGTGTCCACCACGATGGAGGGGGTGCCGCGCACGCCCACCCGGTCGCCGAGCTCCAGGTCGCGCTGCACCTCGCTCAGGTAGCGCCCGTCCGCGAGGCAGGCGCGCAGCTCCTCGGCGTCGAGGGCGGGCACGCTCCGCGCGATGGCCACGAGGTTGTCGGTGCTCGCCCAGTCGCCGGCTTCGTCGGTCTGCGCGGCGTAGAGGACGCGCTTGTACTCCCAGAACGCGAGCTCGTCCTGTCGGTAGGCACACTCGCCGGCGAGACCGGCGCTGGTGGCGTTCTCACTGCCCCAGGCGAGGTTGACGTAGTACGCCTGCACCTGGCCCGTGTCGATGTAGTCGCTCTTGATCCTCGGGAACACGCCCTCCTCGAACGCCTTGCAGTGCTCGCACAGGAAGTTCTCGAACAGGATCAGCTTCACGGGCGCGTTCGCCCGCCCGAGGGTGGGCTGGCCGGCGTAGCCGCTGGCGGGGGCG encodes:
- a CDS encoding SCO family protein, producing MAKRTILLAALTVLLALAAGAALYGLRPGTTPQWRGVLLDNPPAMGDVTLATTGGARVALADLDAPYLLVFFGYTSCHDVCPLTMARLATAYRDLGEPDEVQVVMVTVDPATDTAKRLQAYVEGFHPAFLGLRGSNQEVAGAALRFYVGVNALGDGFVAHSDPVALLGPDRTMRLLYPQDRLAGLEGDLRAVLAGRAW
- a CDS encoding thioredoxin domain-containing protein — protein: MTQRRLTLATIAVLALIAGGFLAYRQFFAPAATVSAPASGYAGQPTLGRANAPVKLILFENFLCEHCKAFEEGVFPRIKSDYIDTGQVQAYYVNLAWGSENATSAGLAGECAYRQDELAFWEYKRVLYAAQTDEAGDWASTDNLVAIARSVPALDAEELRACLADGRYLSEVQRDLELGDRVGVRGTPSIVVDTQGFEAPSYETLAGAIERALGER